The Pangasianodon hypophthalmus isolate fPanHyp1 chromosome 2, fPanHyp1.pri, whole genome shotgun sequence genome window below encodes:
- the rprmb gene encoding protein reprimo B — MNWTAFNATDGGFHAGGTDSVSACCTWSSAVTDSGLAQSGAHERGSFAPNMVQVAVMCVLALTVVFGIFFLGCNLLIKSVGMINFLVTDRRYSKDVEAVIVCS, encoded by the coding sequence ATGAACTGGACTGCGTTCAACGCCACGGACGGCGGGTTCCACGCCGGGGGCACCGACTCCGTGTCCGCGTGCTGCACTTGGTCCTCAGCTGTCACAGACTCCGGCTTGGCGCAGAGCGGCGCGCACGAGCGCGGCTCCTTCGCCCCGAACATGGTGCAGGTCGCTGTGATGTGCGTGCTCGCGCTCACCGTGGTCTTCGGCATCTTCTTCCTGGGCTGTAACCTGCTGATCAAATCCGTGGGAATGATCAACTTCCTCGTCACGGACAGAAGATATTCCAAGGACGTCGAGGCGGTTATAGTGTGCTCGTAG